TCCATTGATATTACTGACAGTTAGATTGACAGTATACAAACCAGCTGTATCATACGTATGAATTATATTCTGACTGGAGTAATCCTCGGTACCGTCAGCATCAATAT
Above is a window of Methanococcoides sp. AM1 DNA encoding:
- a CDS encoding PKD domain-containing protein — protein: IDADGTEDYSSQNIIHTYDTAGLYTVNLTVSNINGTASEVKTNYINVTSVPILPVSDFSANVTEGIAPLT